From the Octopus sinensis linkage group LG3, ASM634580v1, whole genome shotgun sequence genome, the window GTGATATATATGGAAGAGCAGCCAGcagtcgacatatatatatatatatatatatatatatatatatatatatatataatatatatatatatatatatatatatatatatatatatatatatatatatatatatatatacatatacatatatatggggtggctgtgtggtaaaaagtttgcttcccaaccacatggttccaggttcagtcccactgcgtggtaccttgaactagtgtcttctaatataacctcaggccgatcaaagccttgtgagtggatttggtagacagaaactgaaagaagcccgtcgtatgtatatgtgtgtgtgtttgtgtcccaccatcgcttgacaccgatgttggtgtgtttatgtccccgtaactagcggtttggcaaaagagaccgacagaataagtactaggcttacaaagaataagtcctggggtcgattagttcgactaaaggcagtgctccagcatggctacggtcaaatgactgaaacaagtaaaagaataaaattatatatatatatatatatatatatatatatatagatagatagatacatagatagatagatagataaatagagagagagagagagagagggggggaaagagagagagagaggccaaagtgtatgtacgctgccatatgtatataaaaaggaatgcaaaaaatgggacaagaatgcaaaacatccagacagattaTACAAAAAAGGGGATGAAAAACAAGGACAAGTCATTCggaattttctttcctcattcgagttccagattacctttgcaatttcggctggttatactcgagattgctccaatctggccagacccaaggaaaaactaagctaagagcattagattccttggaagaaaacagcgaatgtatacgaaaacaaggacgcaaaaaaaaacacggagaaattgtacacaaatacaaatgcaaatagcaGGACGTTAACAACAgctgtctttcgactaaggacgaatttaattaagctggcgtgcgtggaagtgaagccttacggcagggacataagagatgacaggcatggggaggaatatagatgttgcacggatgagAGACGAACCAAGAAAGGTCAGATTTGGCCAAACACCGGTGAcgtggagagaggagagagctggaggcagagggatagaagaatagggagggacgagaaaaaaagaaaagggacagagtgaagtgaaagaggaaggaaggtgagaatgaagagaaaatcaagaaatgtgagagagggagaaacgaaagaaagaagagtggaaagaacGCATTTCCTGGCTTTCCCTTCCTTTTtgccttccctcctctttcacttcactctgtcccttttcttGGGTAAGTGGTTCTAACTACATCACCGTGccgaccaatactttgtgaatggatttgaaagGCAGATGTTGTGCAGAAGCTTGTAAAAGAATGCGGAAACGGttggaaaaatatatgtatgtacatacatgcatttttttcaaccacctttttgtattctttcttttattctattttattttatttttctgatgaaGAACTAGCATCCGAATGTCATCAGAAGATGAAATGCCAAGTCGgactcggtgagatttgaacttaaaatgaagAAGCAGTAACGTAGCTGGGTGGGGTCATATGTACCAGCTGGTATGGTGAGGATGGCGGCAAACTCGAAGGTTGTCCCGGGCCCCCCGCTCTAGCTATGTCACTGAGCAAATGGGATGTTAGTTAATACTGTAAAGCGTTTTATCTAATTCTCTAAAACTTCCGTCATCGACTGCCTTCGtcggacagaaaaaaaaacaggaaaagaaatgtACTGCAACTTTCTGGATCAAGGTTtgtaaaatacaagaaatattattttcaatttctggcagcaatttcggggtagggaGCAAgtcgaaggatgaaaggtaaagtagacttcggtagaatttaaactcaggacgtaaaaacgactgaaatgcttagagacatttcacagtgcaaacgattctgccagctcgccgccttaaatagaaGGAATATCAAAAATCATTGTTAAAAAACGTAAAGATAGAAAaagtgatgaagaaaaaaaaagaaagaaaaacggaacggtttataatttgaatatatgaTGCCATGTAGTTGCTCTAAACtttcaaaagtaaatagaaaaaaaaacgttaaaagCTCAGAACTGTCTCAAGTGGAGGCTTAGAACAAGTTAAATGTTCGACAAGAACGCCTTGTGTCCTCCTGATTTTGTGtgtactttttgtttgtttttttcaaagcTGAAAGCTAGTGTTTTCGTTCTTTTGAACACGTTTTCCACTGAATATCAGCGTAAATAAGTTATTTAAAATAGTGCTGCTTATAACAAacctgagtaaataaatgaaatgcagtaattatattttatactacGAACATCGATTGAAGACATGTCAAACATgtcaatatataaagatatatgattcgtggaaaataatatttatgaaaaattctTCAATTTGATTTAAAGTTGATTCTACTATAGGAATATCAGCCCAAGAAGACTTTCAAAATAAGTACGATCATTTCTCTAttgttaaaagaaaagaatgagctTAAGCTTACAAGGAAGAATGGATCAGACATGacttcaatttcttgctggagACACAATCATCAAATGAATGGTATATCAACAAGcatatgttctctctctttccctctctaactcacgtacacatatgcagacactaatgtatgagtacatatgtacacgtacacatgtataaagacatacatacatatatgtgtgcttgtatgtgtgtttgtgtgtgtgtgtgtcgctatATTTCATTCTATAATGGCTACCTCTGAAGAGCGCAGGGTTACTTAATCGAACTGTTACCTAATACTTTGTTGAACCCCTTGTACGAAACCTATTAGTAAGATCGGCCGTAATAgatgtataatattgtatgtacacttcgattaatacatacatacatacatatacatatatatatatatatatatatatataatatatatatatatatatatatatatatatatatatatatatatatatatatatattatatatatatatatgtatgtatgtatgtatatatatatatatgcatatatacatacgtatatgtacataacctacatctatacttatatatataagcatacgtgGGCAGAGTAGAAATACAGCcaacaactaatgaagggtcgttctttatggtgtttgttttgttttccatttgtgtctttcgttgttcgaaagaatagttcatgttccatgtactcgtgcttcgtatatttttgttgtacacgtttcatgacgtcctatGCCCACGTATGCTTATAGatgtagttatgtacatatacgtatgtatatatgcatatatatatatataatatatatatatatatatatattatatatatatatatatatatatatatatatatatatatatatatatatattggcctgctcacttagctagcggggtggcgtcatttgaaggctaaaacaatgcgaagtgcattgtgaccagcgatgtttagtaacatctgatagcctggtcggtcacggtgatatatatatatatatatatatatatatatatatatatatatatatatattatatgcttgcacgaatagaaacacatatatacacatatacacgcatatgcatatatgaatacacatttatatatgcttatatgcgtgcattcaagcaaacatacatacatatatacatacatataaagcgaATTAGCTGAATCGTTAGTGTCGGATTGAATGCCTTTTGTTATTTGCTTCCGTTCTCTgcgctctcagttcaaatcccatcgtcgtcgactttgcgtttcacctTTCAGAGACAATAAATGAACAGCTAGTCAGATACTGGAGCCGATTTCGGATTAAGGTCGTGGAGAACCACTGAGATCATCTTTTTCTCTAGTAATTACGAAGTCTTGAGCCAGACTCTTAGCAACCTCTTCTCGCAGAACCATCAAGGAGAGGGCaatatgctctgtgtgtgtgtgtgtgtgtgtgtgtgtgtatgtgtgtgtgtacgatccgttatgttctgggttcaaatcctgccatggtcgatttgcttttcatccttccggattGGTGGACGATGAAATAAGAGCAGAGTTTTGGAATAGCGATCATCTAGTGATAGTTCTTCCAAATTAGATAGGTCACCCTACCTTCAGTATAAGTAATCTTGTGTTTTATGCAATGGGAATAATGTTTCTGGAAGAAttatgttctttttgtttgtttgttttttgtccaaaactttcaattttctttttacgTTTCCCCACCTCCACCCCTTAATCTGTGCCCCTTTCCTTCCCCATGATGCAGTGTTTAGTACAAAAActtcgttaaaataagtactcaAGTACAAGTGACGATATGATTTACTAGTTACCAAAATATcaagataaataaatactaatgatagtatatgttaataataagggtttcaaattttggcacaaggctagcagtttcagaggaggggacaagtcgattacgttgaccaaTGCTCCAACTGGTTCTCattctatcgatcccgaaagggcgAAAAAGAAAGTCggcctaggtggaatttgaactcagaacataaagacggacgaaatgccgctaagtattttgcccagcatgctaacgattctgcctgctcgccgccttagtatgcatgaataataatagtatctGTTAATAGTAATATGAGTTATAATTACAGTATTAAAGTTCACAACAATtagaattttttcaaaattatatcgTTTGAGGAAACGATTTCACTGTCGTCTTAAGGCAATGGGCAGTTGGCCGGGGGCCTCACAGGTCTAGGGCCCCAATtctgtaaatgaataaatactatAGGACCCAGTGCACTGATTTGCTTTGGAACCCATAATGCCGCTAAGATGACCCTGCTACTAGTTTTAAATGCAATATTGGTATTCATCAGATTTTCACATAAAAAGTATCGTTCCATCTCATTATCTATCTCAATCGTTCCTTGATGTATTTTAGTCATTAATTGTTCCGAATTTTTGTTAAAGAAAAAAGCACTAATTTTCTCGGTCGCTTGAGAATTCTCTAGTTGAAACGCAAATAAAAGGATTAATTCCTAATCTCCAATAAAATTTTAAAGtctgttgttattttatgttattttaatttcatagaATTATAAAGACATTTCCAAAACCGCattgaatgttttgcgttttcCAGTGACCTTATACTCACTGATACCGATCATTCTTGAGTCCTAAGAAAGCGTATTTTTCTATTCAAGTTTTAGGGCATAGCTTATATTTTCCCTGATTGTACATATTTTCCAGTCAAGAAAGAAGTAAAAtggctttctttctctatcttcttACTCAGACTAACTAATACCAAATTCACAGTAGATGAGTTTAAATAAGATACTGTTACTTTTAACATTTCGTGTTACATCCTAAAAGAGAGAactttatattatcaaatttGTAGATACCTGTTTGGTTTCTCCATAGAATTGGTAAACCCACATTTAGCTTTATACTGGTTCTTCTcatatttttgtgcttttttctTTGTCCCTATAGATTCAGAATATATTAAAGATGTGTTCGTAATGGGAGCATCATTGAAGAAttcattttctgatatatatttttgatcCGTACAATTGATATGATCTTCGTTGTGAGATGAAAACGATGCGATTTCTTCACGATATTCTTTGTTAATATGCCAGTGATCGATATGTTGCTTTTtgatttttcgttttttctttgaCGATTGTGGCAATTCCTTTTCATTGTGAGAATCAAGAAATGTATTCCGATTGTCAAGATGAAAATCATTGAGGCTCATACATTTCGGAGGCAATACAACTGGGTTAACATTTTCATAACCTTTACTTTTAAAATtagatgtaattatatttttggGGTTTTCCATGATTAAAGAAGATAAATCTATAAGTTtttgaagtaaatatttataaaaaaaaaaaaagaatcggtAATATTAGGCTTTGAGATTTGGATGCAACtcgtaattattattgttttcgatcAAGAACTACTTCAGAGTTTTAGCATCCGAATAAAGCAAACAgaaatgttttgctttgtttttatatatcgCTTTTGTCACGAGCATTTAGTCGTTATATTTCTGATCACTCGAAATGAGAATTAGTAATTCATTTTTAGAAATCTTTTATTCGATCGATGAAAGATGCGTTCTTTTCCTGGAAACAAAATTTGCACAAACACATTAACCGTCATTAAAGTATTCAGTAACGAAGAAACATTTCTCGCGggcatgtattttttttctgaaatagccAATCTGATGGCGCGCTGGCACATACAATGATGTCTTGATAAACGTTTATTCGAGAAGTACGTCTCGAATAGCTTACAAGAAACAGCACTCTTTGATCGGTTTTCTCCTAGCTTACGTAATATATAACTCGTCTTTTTTTTAGAGAGAGgcggggagagggagaaagagagaggggagagaaggagaaagagagagagagtgtgtgtgtgtaaaaagacaGATGAACCTAGTGTGAGTTCTAACACGGACCCTCAGGAAATCAGTGTTGGTGTCCGACGCGCTGGAAGGCCACTGGAAGAGAGATACCTTTTGCTAAAGTATGTCTCTAGGATAaagtcactctgatataaaactagGTATGGAGATTGTTTCCTTTCGCTCGAGATCAAGGCGCTCCAATATTCCCGAGCCTGCGACCCATATTGGCACTGGCTATCTTGATTTGATTTGTCTCGGGATCTTGTCAGTAGGATGGAGAAGGtctgcaagccttattggacctaaaaatTTAGGATGTGCAAACGCCGGCGAAGCGACTATTCAACTAGTCTAGTAGGAGGGTGCTGCGACGAGTATGGAAGCTGTGGACGCGAACCCAGGTGAGGCCGACTACTGGTGTATTACTGGTAATTTGGTTAGTGATGGTCTTtttcggtcacgagtggacaaccatcgtatatatatatatatatatatatatatatatatatatatatatatatatatattcagatgaatatggtacttaaattatattaatgtgtccatctgttttaatttaatttaattctatgtctttatgcagctgaggattgctctgcatttaaattgatgtaacgattgcattgttcaattaaatggagttgcttgtgtggtaagtagcttgcttactaaccacatggttccgagttcagtcccattgcgtggcaccttgggcaaatgtcttctactatagcttcgggccgaccaaagccttgtaagtggatttggtagacggacactgaaaagaagcccgtcgtatatatatatatgtatatatatacatatgtgtgtgtgtgtgagtttgtgtgtctgtgtttgttcccccaacatcgcttgacaaccgatgctggagtgtttacgtccccgtaacttagcggttcggcaaaagagaccgatagaataagtactaggcttacaaagaataagtcctggggtcgatttgctagactaaaggcagtgctacagcatggccgcagtcaaataagcgaaacaagtaaaagagtaaagagaattttttttttctcttacttgtttcagtgatttgactgcagccatgttgtgacaccgcctcgaagggttttagcgGAAGAAATCGATCCTAGTACATTTTttaaagactagtacttattttatcggtatcttttgtcgaaccactaacacaccaacaccagttgtcaagcggtggtgggagacaaacacagatacaaagacatacgcacgcacatacacacacatatatgtgtgcgtgaatatatatatatatatatatatatatatatatatatatatatatatatatatatatatactagcagttatACCCCTGGTTGAttgggtaattacttttactgtttctcgAGCCGAGAAGCTAGGAAAATGGTTATATCATATAGAAGAATAGCATTACAGAATCCAGAGGACTGCAATGGCACTAAAAAGGCTGCAGGTCAAGTGGAACATCATTGTTCATATAGAAAAAAGCATTGCATCCCATGTGTTTGTTTGGTGTTCGTTTTTTGTTGGTCTTTCTTTGGTAGGCATTTTTTAAATTAGGAATATCAGTAAGTAATagtgaaatgaaattacaaaCGCTGTGTCAGTGCACAATTAGTGTTGTACCATTGCATAGTTTTTGTTGATACAAATTAGGTAATTGCATGATAGGATATATAGAAAAAGCATAGCACATCATGCATTTGATTGGTGTTCGTTTTTTTGTCACTTTTATAacaaccagtgagaatatttgcctcaaAGCAGTTTGTCATAGGTTTCTGCACAATTAGTGTTGTCTACCTTGAATCATTTACTTTCACTTTACAGGACAACCAAACACACAAACGGacagaatctctcttttatagatatagatatacaacaggctactttcagtttccgtctaccaaacccactcacaaggctttggtcagcccgaagctatagtagaatacacttgcccaaagtaccacgcagtgggactgaacccaaaccatgtggtacgaaagcaagcttcttaccacacagccaagcttgtggtaagaagcttgcttcccaaccacatgattctgggttcaatcccgctgtgtggtatcttgtgcaagtgtcttctactttagcctcaggctgaccaaagtggaattagttgacagaaactgaaagaagcttgttgtacattatatatacatatactctctctctttcgcttgtttcagtcatttgactgtggccatgctggagcaccacctttaggcgagcaaatcgaccccaggactttgtaagcctagtacttattctattggcgtcttttgccaaaccgctaagtgacggggacgtaaaaacactagcatcggttgtcaagcaatgttgggggacaaacacagacacacaaacacacacatatatatatatatatatatatatatatatatataaacacatgtatacgacaggcttctttcagtttccgactaccaaatccactcacaaggctttggttggcctgaagctatggtagaagacacttgcccaaggtgccacacagtgggacttaacctagaagcatgtggttgataagcaagctacttaccacacagccacacacacacatatatatatttatatatataataaagaaaaaagtttaaaatactggtcattacatattttcctttattggagcaaatttggcttacagctgtttccagtagtcattataggtacattactgattAGTTTACTCAATGTGTCTATTGATCAATTGATAAAAATTGAATgacctaagaaaattaatgctactttcatctgagccatttctggttataacaaGCAGAGCACTGAAGGAATACCTATTCCTCCTATTCTACTATCCCGCTGCCCcagatttgtattttattttattttataaaaccctatagaacaaaaggcaaaattgaatTCAGGGTGCACTACATTCTAAAGACTGCCATTTCTCTTAACTTGGATATTGCTCCAGATCAGCTGTGATTGAATGCTGTTTTGATTAAAAACTGTTCCAATTGTAACTATCctgcattttttatatatcaggTGATTTCATCATtcagtatatgatttagtttataaaaaaatttgtttaaagat encodes:
- the LOC118762575 gene encoding uncharacterized protein LOC118762575 isoform X3; protein product: MENPKNIITSNFKSKGYENVNPVVLPPKCMSLNDFHLDNRNTFLDSHNEKELPQSSKKKRKIKKQHIDHWHINKEYREEIASFSSHNEDHINCTDQKYISENEFFNDAPITNTSLIYSESIGTKKKAQKYEKNQYKAKCGFTNSMEKPNRSHNSSSKNRKRKKNSNSFIQYSLLDQQAFLLWFSEQYFECSQRYPYDTHQELQERKKPEWQELESRRKAFYYLRAQNASRDEYKHSYTDTPTETQMNTHNGKITIWNKRMFRKSEKTKYY